The DNA region TTTGAAGAATTCCGGGTTTATTGTGGTGCTCGATTTGATTTCTACCGCTGTCACACTCTGGCCTGATTCAATGACACAATCTATTTCGTGTCCCGAAGCATCACGCCAGAAATAGAGATTCACATTGCTATTGGTGTTAGCGATGCGTTTCTTCATTTCTGAAATGATCAAAGATTCAAAAATTTC from Calditrichota bacterium includes:
- a CDS encoding DUF4143 domain-containing protein, with translation MLGIGSPDELNFHYLKGEIFESLIISEMKKRIANTNSNVNLYFWRDASGHEIDCVIESGQSVTAVEIKSSTTINPEFFK